One Danio rerio strain Tuebingen ecotype United States chromosome 13, GRCz12tu, whole genome shotgun sequence DNA window includes the following coding sequences:
- the ap3m1 gene encoding AP-3 complex subunit mu-1 isoform X1 yields MIHSLFLINNVGDLFLEKHWKSVISRSVCDYFFEAREKAGEPDNVPPVIRTPHHYLINIYRDKIFFVSVIQTEVPPLFVIEFLHRVAETFQDYFGECSETTIKENMVIVYELLEEMLDNGFPLATESNILKELIRPPNILRTMVNTITGSSNVGETLPTGQLSTIPWRRAGVKYTNNEAYFDVVEEIDAILDKSGTTVFAEIQGVIDACVKLSGMPDLTLSFMNPRLLDDVSFHPCVRYKRWESERVISFIPPDGNFQLMSYHISAQNLVAIPVYVKQNISFFESGSSGRLDITVSPKQTMGKVVECVVVTIHMPKVVLSASLNATQGTYKYDPLTKILVWDIGKLNPQNTQKQPNLKGSLSLQSGAPKPEENPSLNIDLKIQQLAISGLKVNRLDMYGEKYKPFKGVKYVTKAGKFQVRT; encoded by the exons ATGATTCACAGCCTGTTCTTGATAAACAATGTTGGTGATTTATTCCTGGAGAAACACTGGAAGAGTGTCATAAGCCGCTCCGTCTGCGATTATTTCTTCGAAGCACGAGAGAAGGCAGGGGAACCGGACAATGTGCCTCCTGTCATCCGCACCCCTCATCACTATCTCATAAATATATACCGTGACAAGATCTTCTTCGTCTCCGTCATCCAAACGGAAGTGCCTCCGCTGTTTGTAATAGAATTTCTCCATCGGGTTGCAGAGACTTTTCAG gATTATTTTGGAGAATGTTCTGAGACGACTATAAAAGAAAATATGGTAATAGTCTATGAGCTCCTAGAGGAAATGCTGGATAACGGTTTCCCCCTTGCCACAGAATCTAACATCTTAAAAGAGCTCATCAGACCTCCTAATATCCTGCGCACAATGGTCAACACTATCACGG GTAGCAGTAATGTTGGCGAAACCCTTCCTACTGGCCAGCTTTCCACAATCCCGTGGAGAAGAGCCGGAGTGAAATATACCAATAACGAAGCTTACTTTGATGTGGTGGAGGAAATCGATGCCATCCTGGATAAGTCTG GAACTACGGTTTTCGCAGAAATCCAGGGAGTTATTGATGCTTGTGTGAAGCTCTCTGGAATGCCAGACCTTACTCTTTCATTTATG AACCCAAGACTCCTGGACGATGTGAGCTTCCATCCGTGTGTTCGTTATAAGAGATGGGAAAGTGAGAGAGTCATTTCCTTCATTCCGCCTGATGGAAACTTCCAGCTCATGTCGTATCACATCAGTGCACAAAA TCTTGTAGCGATCCCAGTTTATGTGAAGCAAAACATCAGTTTCTTTGAGAGCGGGTCTTCAGGAAGACTGGACATCACTGTGAGCCCCAAGCAGACCATGGGGAAAGTTGTGGAGTGTGTGGTGGTGACTATACACATGCCTAAAGTGGTTCTCAGTGCCAGCCTCAATGCCACTCAGGGAACCTACAAATACGACCCGCTTACCAAG ATTTTGGTGTGGGATATAGGTAAGCTTAATCCTCAGAATACCCAAAAGCAACCCAATCTGAAAGGAAGTCTAAGTCTGCAGTCTGGAGCTCCTAAACCGGAAGAGAACCCAAGTCTGAACATTGACCTGAAAATCCAGCAGTTAGCCATCTCAG GACTAAAGGTGAATCGTCTAGACATGTACGGAGAGAAATATAAACCGTTCAAAGGTGTGAAATATGTCACCAAAGCTGGGAAGTTTCAGGTCAGGACATGA
- the ap3m1 gene encoding AP-3 complex subunit mu-1 (The RefSeq protein has 2 substitutions compared to this genomic sequence) — MIHSLFLINNVGDLFLEKHWKSVISRSVCDYFFEAREKAGEPDNVPPVIRTPHHYLINIYRDKIFFVSVIQTEVPPLFVIEFLHRVAETFQDYFGECSEMTIKENMVIVYELLEEMLDNGFPLATESNILKELIRPPNILRTMVNTITGSSNVGETLPTGQLSTIPWRRAGVKYTNNEAYFDVVEEIDAILDKSGTTVFAEIQGVIDACVKLSGMPDLTLSFMNPRLLDDVSFHPCVRYKRWESERVISFIPPDGNFQLMSYHISAQNLVAIPVYVKQNISFFESGSSGRLDITVSPKQTMGKVVECVVVTIHMPKVVLSATLNATQGTYKYDPLTKILVWDIGKLNPQNTQKQPNLKGSLSLQSGAPKPEENPSLNIDLKIQQLAISGLKVNRLDMYGEKYKPFKGVKYVTKAGKFQVRT, encoded by the exons ATGATTCACAGCCTGTTCTTGATAAACAATGTTGGTGATTTATTCCTGGAGAAACACTGGAAGAGTGTCATAAGCCGCTCCGTCTGCGATTATTTCTTCGAAGCACGAGAGAAGGCAGGGGAACCGGACAATGTGCCTCCTGTCATCCGCACCCCTCATCACTATCTCATAAATATATACCGTGACAAGATCTTCTTCGTCTCCGTCATCCAAACGGAAGTGCCTCCGCTGTTTGTAATAGAATTTCTCCATCGGGTTGCAGAGACTTTTCAG gATTATTTTGGAGAATGTTCTGAGACGACTATAAAAGAAAATATGGTAATAGTCTATGAGCTCCTAGAGGAAATGCTGGATAACGGTTTCCCCCTTGCCACAGAATCTAACATCTTAAAAGAGCTCATCAGACCTCCTAATATCCTGCGCACAATGGTCAACACTATCACGG GTAGCAGTAATGTTGGCGAAACCCTTCCTACTGGCCAGCTTTCCACAATCCCGTGGAGAAGAGCCGGAGTGAAATATACCAATAACGAAGCTTACTTTGATGTGGTGGAGGAAATCGATGCCATCCTGGATAAGTCTG GAACTACGGTTTTCGCAGAAATCCAGGGAGTTATTGATGCTTGTGTGAAGCTCTCTGGAATGCCAGACCTTACTCTTTCATTTATG AACCCAAGACTCCTGGACGATGTGAGCTTCCATCCGTGTGTTCGTTATAAGAGATGGGAAAGTGAGAGAGTCATTTCCTTCATTCCGCCTGATGGAAACTTCCAGCTCATGTCGTATCACATCAGTGCACAAAA TCTTGTAGCGATCCCAGTTTATGTGAAGCAAAACATCAGTTTCTTTGAGAGCGGGTCTTCAGGAAGACTGGACATCACTGTGAGCCCCAAGCAGACCATGGGGAAAGTTGTGGAGTGTGTGGTGGTGACTATACACATGCCTAAAGTGGTTCTCAGTGCCAGCCTCAATGCCACTCAGGGAACCTACAAATACGACCCGCTTACCAAG ATTTTGGTGTGGGATATAGGTAAGCTTAATCCTCAGAATACCCAAAAGCAACCCAATCTGAAAGGAAGTCTAAGTCTGCAGTCTGGAGCTCCTAAACCGGAAGAGAACCCAAGTCTGAACATTGACCTGAAAATCCAGCAGTTAGCCATCTCAG GACTAAAGGTGAATCGTCTAGACATGTACGGAGAGAAATATAAACCGTTCAAAGGTGTGAAATATGTCACCAAAGCTGGGAAGTTTCAGGTCAGGACATGA